The DNA region ATATATGAGATGGCCATCCCAATAGCCAAGAAAGTTAACTACTCAATGGCCAAAGCGGTCTTTGGCTTCACAGACCAGAGCAAAATTGGAATGATATTCTATCCCGCGATTCAAGCAGCACCAACGTTCTTTGAGAAGAGACGTTCATTGATACCAGCTGCAATAGATCAAGATCCCTATTGGAGGATTCAAAGGGATTTTGCCGAGAGTCTCGGCTATTATAAAGCCGCTGCCATCCACTCCAAATTCGTGCCTGGTTTAATGGGTGTGGAAGGAAAGATGAGTGCTTCAAAGCCAGAAACGGCTATTTATCTAACGGATACTCCAGAGGAAGCAGGAAAAAAGATTTGGAAGTACGCCTTAACAGGGGGTCAGCCCACCTTAAAGGAGCAGCGTGAAAAAGGAGGAAATCCAGACAAGTGTGTCGTCTTTAAGTGGCTCGAGATATTCTTTGAAAGTGATGACAAAGCACTAATTGAGCGCTACCATGCTTGTAAGGGCGGAGAGCTTTTATGCGGTCAGTGCAAACGCTATCTCATAGAAAGGGTTCAAAACTTCCTAAGGGAGCACCAAAAAAGGCGTGAAAAGGCCAAAGAGGAGATAGAGAAGTTCAAGTACACCGGCGAGCTCGCGCAGGAGCAGTGGAACAAATCCATTCCCGAGGCTTTGAGGGATTAATTTCCGGGCCTCTGCTCCCTTTTCGAAAACTTTTTATATTTGTGCACGTTTTATTCTTGCAGGGGGTAAAAATGAAGAAAGCCCCAATTCTGGCTCTCATGCTGATCGCTGTGGTTCTTGTGAGTGCCTGTTTGGGTGAAGGCAATACGCCGGCAAGTTCAACGACTTCAGTGACATCAAGCTCTCCAACAGAAAGTAGTATCACGTCCGTTACTTCCTCTTACATGGAAGGACATGAAGGATCTGTGGAGTTTCTCTATCCTGAAAAACCGAGAGCCTTTGAGATAACCATCGAACAGCTCTACACCCTTATCACCCAGAAATATCGCCCGTCTTACAGCATTGACGGGAATCTTAGCGTGAGCTTTGATGGTGAGCACTACGTTACCGGAAACTTCTCTTTTGTTGTGCGCAACGTCTCCAGACAGAACCCCCTCTTTGTCTTTGTTGCCTACCCTAACAATCGTCGTGTCCTTTGGCTTAACCTCACGATTGAAGATGTTTTAGTTAATCTCAGTAGGGCTCACTACTACGTGAGAACCCTTTCCGGAACAGGTTGGGCCTACCGGGTTTACTTCCTTAACTTCACGAGTTCTAAGGAGACTCTCCGCGGAAGGCTCGCTTATAAACTCGACTACGGTTACTTCGTCTCGAATGGAATAATCCAGTATATAATGAGCCCGATTACT from Palaeococcus pacificus DY20341 includes:
- a CDS encoding tryptophan--tRNA ligase, with translation MDFKVTPWDVEGLVDYDKLIVEFGTTPLTNELLEKTKELTKSELPLYFRRKFFFSHRDYNLVLKDYEEGKGFFLYTGRGPSGPMHIGHIIPFFATKWLQEKFGVNLYVQITDDEKFLFKPKLTFEETKRWAYENILDIIAVGFDPDKTFIFQDSEFTKIYEMAIPIAKKVNYSMAKAVFGFTDQSKIGMIFYPAIQAAPTFFEKRRSLIPAAIDQDPYWRIQRDFAESLGYYKAAAIHSKFVPGLMGVEGKMSASKPETAIYLTDTPEEAGKKIWKYALTGGQPTLKEQREKGGNPDKCVVFKWLEIFFESDDKALIERYHACKGGELLCGQCKRYLIERVQNFLREHQKRREKAKEEIEKFKYTGELAQEQWNKSIPEALRD